The sequence CCCGTTCCATGACCATATCCCGCCCGGTGATACCGAGGTCGGCAACGCCGCTCGCCACGTACTCCGGGATATCGATCGGGCGGGCGAAGAGGATCTCCACGTTCGGGTCGCGGGTCCGGGTGATGAGCCTCCGCTCGCCGCCGTTGACGAGGTGGAGCCCGCTCTTCTCGATCAGTTCGTTGACGGGCTCGGCGATCCTGCCTTTATTCGGGATGGCGAGGCGGACGAGCCCGGACCCCTGCTGCCTGAATGATGGTCTGCTCATGGATTACTCCGGAACCGGAGAGATCAGAAGGTAGAGAGTTCTCCCTTGATGACCTTCTCGGTGATGGTGGTGGTCTTCTCCAGCCACCCATCGATGATCCCTTCAATATCGGGTTTGATGGACTTGATGGTTGTGCCCGGTTTTGTGAGTACCTGGGCGCTTGCCACATGCGGCTGGTCGACCGGGTAGCCGATCTGGGAGAGGATACGGACGTACATCTCCTCGATGCCGTCGACCTCGGCAACACAGTCCTGTGCTATCCGGGTCGCGAGGAGGTTGTAGATCTTTCCGATGTGGTTGACCGGGTTCTTGCCGCTCGTCGCCTCCATGCTCATAGGGCGGTTCGGGGTGATCAGCCCGTTCGCGCGGTTGCCGCGGCCGACTGACCCGTCGTCGCCCATCTCGGCCGAGGTTCCCGAGACCGTCAGGAAGACGCTGGCGCTCTCGAGGTCGTCTGCGGTGTTGATGGCGACATTGACCTTCCTGTTCGTGAACTGCTTTGCGACAGCCGCGATCTGCTCAGTCAGGACGTTCTTCTGCTCGATGTACTCGGTGATGCTTGAGCAGTAGCGGTCCACAAACGCCATCGCGATGGTGAGGGTGATGGTGTCGCCGTCGCGCAGGCACATGATCTTGCAGTCCTGGCCGATGACAGGGTACCTGGGCCGGAGTTTCTCGTCGATGAATGCGGAGACGCCTCTCACGATGCTCTCCGCCTCGCTGAACGGCGCGTGTCCGACACCAAACGATGTGTCGTTCGCCCGCGGGGCCTTCCCCTCGCAGGACCGGAAGACATCCCGCAGGTCGGTCGATCCCATCCCCATCCGGCAGTCGACGATGACGTCGCGGTCCATGTTGAGGGTGGGGAGAATCTTTTTGATGTAGCCCCGGGCCGCCTCGACGGCGATCGCATCCGCGGGGATGTTCACGCCGTCAAAGACCTTGGTCGCCCTGCCTGATATGAGGAAGTAGATCGGTTTTGTGATTATGCCGCCGCCGAACTTCGGGATCGACTCCCCTGCCACGACCTCACCCTGGTCGGTGTTGTGGTGCAGGACGGTGCCGCACTCCTCCATATATGACCTGCTGAGCGCCCGGCTGATCGATTCCGCAATGCCGTCCGCGAGGCTGTCCGGGTGCCCGAGGCACTTGCGCTCCACCAGTTCAATCCGCTGTCTCTCGATCGGGATCTGGTCAAGTCCTTCTACGCTGATGTTCCTGGTCATCAAATCCACCGTAGTTCTAAAGTATGATAAAAGAAATGATTGCAATTCATATAACGATTTCTAACCGTCACTCCTGATGCGGATGTCGGAACGGATGCCGATTTTGCAGATACCGTCCCTGAAGACCCGCACCATGCCTCCGCTCTCGGAGACGGTGATGCCGATGGCCGGGATCTCATACGTGATAGACGCGGTTGCGCGGTGCCTCCCCCCGAGCCCCCCGGGAAGCGAGATTCCCCGTCCGGTGACGTCCAGGTAGCGCCCCGCCGAGCGTATCTCGCCGCTCTTGTCGATGACGAAGACACCGTCCAGCTGGGCGAACTCTTTCACGCTCTCCCAGTTGTTCTTGTTCTTGATGTCGCGGAGGGCGGCGGGCTGCCCCTGATAGGGGTTGAGGATCGCCTGATGGGAGTGCCTGAAGATCTCTTCAGGGTCCCCGATGATGAACGCGGTGCCGATGGACCTCCCTTCCCTGCCCTCGACCGCGATCTCGAGAGCCAGCGTGAGGACCGCGTGGAGTACCTCGCGGGGAACGATATCCGAGAAGTCCTTGAGGTTGATGAAGTTCTTCCCCTCCTCGATGTCGTAGATGATGATGGCGTAGGGGAAGACGCCGACGACGAGACCGCTCTCCAGGTTCCGCCGGAGGTAGATGTGGATTGCGGCATCCATCATATGCCGCTCGCTCACCTCCAGGATGTCGTGCATGGTGAGGTCTTTTAAGACATCGAGCTGCAGTTCCTGCACCCTGATGATCGGGACATCGGGCGCGCCCGGGGGGACCGGGATCAGGTCGACGAACGAGACGACCGCCCGGGCGCCGATCTTCGCCGCCACCTCACAGGCGGTGGCGAGCATCAGGTCGTCGTTCATAGCACCCCGCGGATCAGCTCCGGTATCTCTGAGGGCCGGGACGCGACCGGGATGTCGAGCGCAGAGAGCCGCCGCACCTTGGAGCGCGCGTCACCTTCGCCGCCCTCGATGATCGCACCCGCGTGGCCCATCCGCTTCTCGGGCGGGGCGCTCACGCCGGCGATGTAGGCGACGACCGGGAGATCGGTCGACCGGACCCCCTCTTCCTCGAGGTTTCCTCCCACCTCGCCGATGACGACGACGGCCTTTGTCTGGGGGTCATCCTCGAACCGTGCGAGCACATCCACAAACGTCTGGCCGATCACCGGGTCGCCGCCGATCCCGACGACCGTGCTCTGGCCGATGCCGGCACGGGTGAGTTCGTCGACCACCTCGTAGGTGAGGGTGCCGCTCCGGGAGACGACGCCGACGTGCCCCCGGGTGGCGAGGTGGGCCGGCATGATCCCGAGTTTGCACTCGCCCGGCGAGAGGAGCCCCGGGCAGTTCGGGCCGATGACCGTGCAGTCGTGGAGTTTTGCGTAGGCGACTGCCAACATGCTGTCGTGGACCGGGATATGCTCGGTGATGACGACCGCAAGGTCGATCCCGGCATGGGCCGCCTCCATAATTGCATCAGCGGCGGCCACCGCCGGGACGAAGATGACGCTTGCGGTCGCGTCGTGCTCCCGAAGCGCCTCCCGCACCGTGTTGTAGACCGGGACGCCGTGGACTTCCTGCCCGCCCTTTCTGGGCGCAACACCGGCGACGACGCCTCGGCCGCCGACCTCCCGCGCGTAGTCGTTCATCAGTTCCGTGTGGAACCGACCCTGCCTGCCGGTGATGTTCTGCACGATCACCCCGAGGTTTTTGTCCCCGTAGATCATGCTGCAACCTCCATCGCCGCCCGGACAGCCGCATCCATGCTCTCGAGCATCCGGTAGCCGTGCTCGGCGAGCAGTTGCCGTCCTTCCTCCTCGTTCGTCCCGGCCATCCGGACAATGACCGTCGGTGCGACGCCGGCGGCGATGATTCCCTTCGCCACCTCGTCGCACCGGGTGATGCCCCCGAGGAGGTTGACCACGATCACGTTCACCCCGGGCATGCTCGCGACGAGCCTGACTGCGTGCATCACGCGCTCCTGGTCGGCGCCGCCGCCGACATCGAGGAAGTTTGCTGCCTGTCCCCGATAGTACTCGATGAGGTCGAGCGTCGACATCGTGAGCCCGGCGCCGTTTCCTATGACACCGATGCTTCCGTCCAGTTCCACGTAGGAGAAGCCGTGCTTCTCGGCCTCACGCTCGCGTTCCGAGAGGTCGCGGTTGACCGCTATCCCCTGCCGGGCGAGGGCGTTGTCGTCGATGATGAGTTTTGCGTCGGCCGCGTAGACTCCCTGCGGCGTCGTCACGAGCGGGTTGATCTCCGCAAGCATAGCGTCCTTCTCCTGGAACGCGTGGTAGAGACTGTTTATTGTGGGTGCAAGTTCTTTTGGGGCTCCGCCGAGGAGTTCCCGCATGAGAAACGGCGGGATGTCCCGGAGAAGCGGCGACACGACGACCCTGCGGACGGCTGACTCGTCGGCCATCGCCGCGTTCTCGATCTCCACCCCGCCTGCGTCGGCGAAGAGGACCACCGGCTGTCTGCTCGACCGGTCGACGGCGATGCTGACGTAGTACTCGTGCTCGATTGCGAGCCTCTCCTCGACGAGGATGCTCCTGACCGGGACACCCTTGATCTCCCGGGAGAAGAGTTCCCGGGCGGTCTCGACCGCCGTCGCGTCCTCTGCCATCAGGACGCCGCCTGCCTTCCCCCGTCCGCCGACGTCCACCTGCGCCTTCAGCACCACGGCATCGCCGATCCTGGGCAGGTGTGCCGTGACCTCTTCCGGTGCCCGTATCAGAACCCCTTTCGGGACCGGAATGCCGTACTTCGAAAAGATCTCTTTTGCCTCGTATTCCAGTAGTTTCATGCTCGCTCTCCGAGTTCAAATCCGCGTCTCAGTGCTTTTGAGTTCAGGCTCTCGGTGCCCTTCGGGACGCTGTCGAGCACCGCGCGCTCGATCGCCTCTCTGCTCACGACCCCGGTTGTGGCCACGAGAGCGCCCATCATGACGATGTTTGCCACGATCTCCCGGCCGAGGTTCTCTTTTGCCTCCGCCGTCGCCGGGATCTCGTAGTAGCGGCAGCCCGGCCGGGATCGGACGAGGTCCGAATCAAGGACCATGACCGCGTCCTCCCGCACCTGAACCCCATACTTCTCAAACCCCTGCTGGGACATGATGACGTAGATGTCGGGGTCTGTCACCTCAGGGTAGAGGATCGGCGCATCGTCGATGACCACCTGCCCCATCGAGGCCCCTCCCCGGGCCTCCGGGCCGTAAACCTGGGTCTGGACGGCGTATTTGTCGTCGTAGAGCGCCGCCGCCCGCCCGAGGATAACCGCGGAGAGGATGATCCCCTGCCCGCCGTAGCCTGAGAACCTGACTTCGTGTCTCATTGCTTCACCCCCATCGCAGGCCTCTTCCGCCTGACCAGTTCCCCGACGCTGAAGGTGCCCTCCGGAATCTCTGCTCCTTCCCTCACCAGGCGATCGTACTTCGAGACAAGCATCGCGTGGCTCCGGAGATACTCGATCATGTCAGGAACCCGCCTAAGTTTGTTGTGGCGGCCGAAGTTTGTCGGGCACTGGGTCCGCACCTCGATGAACGCAAGCCCCGGTGTCTGCATCCCGGTGGTGATGGCCTTCGTGAGTTCCTTGACGTGGTAGGAGGTCCAGCGGGCGACGTAGTTTGCGCCAGCCGCCACGGCGAGTTCCGCGAGGTCGAAGGCTGGTTCGCTCGACCCGTAGGGCGTCGTCGTCGAGAACGCCCCCTCCGGGGTGGTCGGGCTCCCCTGCCCGCCGGTCATGCCGTAGATCTGGTTGTTCATGCAGACCACGGTCATGTCCACGTTCCGGCGGCAGGCGTGGATGAAGTGGTTCCCGCCGATGGCGGCAAGGTCGCCGTCGCCGGTGAAGACGACGACGTTTAGGTCAGGCCGTGCCATCTTCACCCCGGTGGCGAACGCGAGCGCCCTCCCGTGGGTGGTGTGGAGCGAGTCTGCGAGGATGTAGCCCGGGGCGCGGGACGAGCACCCGATCCCTGATATGAAGGCCGTCCCATCGCGCTCCCATCCCATCTCCTCCACCGCCGCGAGGGTGCAGTTGAGGACCGTCCCGTTGCCGCACCCGGTGCAGTAGATGTGCGGGAGCCGGTCTTCCCTGAACCAGTCGGGCGCGATCATCGGTGTGCCTCCAGGACCCGCACAAGTTCGGCGGGGGTGTGGAGTTCTCCCCCGATCTTCGGGATCGATATGACCGACTGGTCGACGTGGCGCTGGACCTCGCGGACCATCTGACCCATGTTCAGTTCCGGCATCAGGAAGACTTTCGCGTCGGGAAACTCCTGGAGCGCAAACTCTGGGAACGGCCAGACGACCCTGAACCTGAGGTGGCCGACAGACTCGTCGGGGTGGTCGCGCATCACCTGCTCGACCGTCCGCGACGGCGGGCCGTAGGTGACAAAGACCGTCTCGGCGTCGGGGTTTGTGACCTCGTAGTCGGCGATATCGCGCCGCGCCGACTCGACCTTGGAGACCAGCCTGCGCACAAGCCGGTCGTGCGTCTCCGGGTCGGTTGTGTCAGGGTAGCCCCGCTCGTCGTGGGTGAGCCCGGTCACGTGGACCGACCGGCCTGAGCCGAAGGGCGCAAAACCCGGGACGCCATCGTCGCCGGCCTCGTAAGGCAGCGAGCCTTCCGCAAGCGGGGCCGGGGGAGTGATATCGACCGAGTCCGGGATGGTCACCCGTTCCCGCATGTGGCCCACGACCTCGTCAGACATCAGGAAGGTTGGGACCCTGAACCGGTCGGCGAGGTCAAACGCCTTCACTGTCAGGTCAAACATCTCCTGGACGGAGTTCGGGGTGAGCGCGATGGTGCTGTAGTCGCCGTGCGACCCGAACCGGCACTGGAGCATGTCGCCCTGCGCCGCCCGCGTCGGCTGACCCGTGCTCGGGCCGCCCCGCTGGACGTTGACGATGACGCACGGCGTCTCGGTCATGGCCGCGTAGCCGATGTTCTCCATCATCAGCGAGAACCCCGGACCGCTCGTGGCGGTCATGGCCCTTGTTCCGGTCCAGGCGGCGCCGATCACCGCGGCGATGCTCGCGAGTTCGTCCTCCATGGATATGAAGACCCCGCCGACCTTCGGGAGCCTCCGGGCCATGGTCTCTGCGATCTCGGTCGACGGCGTGATCGGGTAGCCGCCGAAGAACCGGCACCCGGCGGCGAGCGCGCCCTCCGCACAGGCTGCATTGCCCTGCATGAACTCAACCCTGCTCAAAACTCCACCTCCACTTTGTGTGGCTCAAACGGTTCCTCCTCGACCCAGGTGATCGCCTGGTCGGGGCATATCATGTGGCAGACCCCGCAGAGCATCCGCCCGTAGAGGGGCTGCAGCCTGCAGTTTGTGCACCGTTCGGGACGGTCGAGGACCGGGGAGACGACCCCCCGACTGTTGAGCTCCGTCCCTTCCTGAAATATCCTGTACGGGCAGACCAGCACGCAGAGGTTGCACCCCTTGCAGCGGCTTTCATCGATGACGAGTTTCATGAAACGCTATCCTACTAGATATTGAATCGCTGATGAAATTGTGTTTTCGCTTTCTCGCGTACCGCGCGGAAGAGATCGCCGCCGTGGGCGTCGATCCCGACCGTCAGCGGCAGGTGATCGGCTTCGATGACCCAGACCGCCTCAGCCATGCCGAGGTCTTCAAAATAGACGCCGCAAAGCCTCATGCGTGCGGCGGCGAGGGCGGCGCACCCCCCCGTGAGCGCGAGGTAGACAGCGCGCCCCCGGAGCTGCTCGACCACCTCCGGCCCCATGCCGCCTTTGCCGATGAGGGCGCGGACGCCCGCATCGATGAGGAATCCCGTGAGCGCGTTCATCCGCGCGGACGTGGTGGGTCCGGCGACGACGAGCCGCCCCTCCTGCACCACAGGGCCGCAGTGGTAGACCACGGCGCCCTCGGGAGCGAAGGGGATGCCTTCCTCCATCATCCGGAGGTGTGCCTCGTCCCGGGCGGTGTAGATCGTCCCGGAGAGGGTCACCCGGTCGCCCGCCCTGAGGTCGAGGACCTCGTCGCCGAGCGGTGTTGTGAGGTTGATCATCGCTCGACCTCCACGGTCGCCCGGCGGCAGGCCCAGCACTGCACGTTCACCGCCACCGGGAGTGATGCGGTGTGGCAGTCTGCCCGCTTCACCTTCACGCTGAGCGCCGTCGTATCGCCCCCAAGCCCCATCGGCCCGATGCCGAGGGCGTTGACGGCGTCGCAGATCTCCTGCTCGTAGTCATCCATGGTGTCGACCGGGAGGAGCAGGGCTTCCTTTGCAAGCGCAGCCACGGTATCAAACGTCCCGCCGATCCCGACACCGAGGATCACGGGCGGGCAGGGTCTCCCCCCCGCGATGAGCATCGTCTCGGCGACGAACCTCGGGATCCCGGCCGCCTGCGAGGGGAGGAGCATCCCGATCCGTGATGCGTTCTCAGAGCCCGCACCTTTCGGAAGCACGGTCACCGTGAGCCGGTCGCCGGGCGTCACGTGGACTGCGGGCATCCCGACGCCGGTGTTGTCCCCGGTGTTTCTCCGGGTGATCGGATCGACGACGTTTGGGCGGAGCGGGATTCTCGCCGTCGCCCGGCGCACTCCCTCCCGCACTCCCTCAACGATGGAGGGTGTGAACGGGATATCGGGGGGCAGGGTGAGGTAGACCACCGGTACGCCGGTATCCTGGCAGATCGGCACCTGCCGCTCTTCTGCGAGTGCGATATTCTCAAGAATTGTAGCGAGTTCGGATCGTGCGATCTCGTCCCTCTCGACCGCCGCCGCCCTCTCAAGCGCCGCGAGCACATCGCGCGGGAGCCGGATCTCAGCCTCTGCAAGCGCCCTCTCTGTGGCGTCTGCCAGTGCGCCCGGGAGCGTCGAATCTGCCGGATGAACCATCATTTATACTGGTGGGAAGAGACTATAAAAACCTATATTCCAGCAGGTACTTGATCTGCCGCCTGCAGGTCGCCCCGCGAAAAAAGGATGGACTGGGGGGCCGTTATGCCGTCGTTTCCCGCTCTTCGACGATCCTTGCGGGGGACGGAAGCTTATAGGTGCCGCGCTGGAGGGCGACCTTCGCCTTCTCGACATACTGGGGGTTTGTCCAGACGGAGAAGACCTTCTGGCCGGGCTGGACCCGTGCCGCGGTCCCGACGGCCTTCCCGAAGGCGAGGCGCATCCCTTCTGAGACACGGTCCGCTCCTGCGCCGGTCGCCTGCTTGTTCTCACGGAGAACGTGGTGGGGGAAGGTCCGGAGCTTGAAGCGGTAGTTTGCCCTCCCGACCTCCTTCTGGAGCTGCCGGTTGACGCTGATACGAGCGGCCTCAAGGGCCGTGTGGCGTATCTGGCAGGCTTCCTCGACGACGATAGAGAGTTCGACCGGGAAGTCCTGGGTAAGGTTGCCCATATCAAACTGCACGATCTTGCTGCCCGGTACGCCGCCCATGTATTCTCTGCGCGTATATGCCATCTTTGCGAGATTCCTGTACATCTTCGCTGGTTTTCTTACCATCGTTAAAAACTCCTGCCGATCTATGAGTGCTTTATAAAATGGGGATTTCCTCTAATAAACCTTACTGGGTTGTTTCGGTCTCGTTAATCATCTCAAGCACCCGTCGCCGCACTTCAGCGAAGTCGGCGCTGGTGCGGTCCCGCGGTCGGGGCCAGGGGATGGTGATGATCTCCTGGACCGACCCGGGCCGTGGCGAGAGGACGATGATCCGGTCGGAGAGGTAGACCGCCTCGTCAACACTGTGGGTGACAAAGACGATCGTCTTCTCTGTCTTTTTCCAGAGGCAGAGCAGTTCTTTCTGCATCCGGTTCCGCGTCTGGGCATCCAGCGCCCCGAACGGCTCGTCCATGAGGAGGACATCGGGTTCGTTTGCGAGCGCTCTTGCTATCGCCACCCGCTGCCGCATCCCGCCTGAGAGTTCGAAGGGGTAGGCGTCCCGGAACCGGGAGAGGCCGACCATCTTGAGGTAATACTCTGCCGTCTGCCGGCGCTCCTCCCGCGAGACGCCCTTCATCTCAAGGCCGAAAGCGATGTTGTCGATGACTCTCCGCCAGGGGAAGAGGGAGTACTCCTGGAAGACCATCCCCCGCTTCGGGTCCGGGCCGGTGACCGCGCTGCCGTCGATGGTCACGCTTCCCGTGGTCGGGGTCTCAAGCCCGGCGATGATCCGGAGGAGTGTCGTCTTCCCGCATCCCGACGGCCCGACCAGGCAGACGAACTCCTTGTCCCTGATCTCCAGGGTGACGCCCTCGAGCGCCGGCGTGGCGGTGCCGTCTTCCTTTTTAAAGGTCTTAGCGACGTCCTTTATCGTAACTCCGCTCATCCTAATGCTCCAGTGCAGCTAAAATTCCACACGCAACGATGACTCTCACGTTGGGGTGAAGACTGTGCGATTGCTACGCTCTCCTTCGCGGTCTTCGCGGCTTCGCGTGCGGTGGCGATCTGCCTCACACTCGAAAAGATGCCTCGATACACTAGGCCACCTCCCCCGCATGCCACCGCAGGAGCCGCCGGTCTACGTAGTTTCGGAAGATCCGGTCGATGATGAGGCCCAGGAACCCGAGGATCAGCATGTAGACGAGGACGTTTGCCATCGCGTAGTGGTAGTAGTTCTGCCAGAGCGCGTAGCCTAGACCAATGTCGCTCACCCCGAACATCTCGGCTGCCACAAGACACATCCACCCGACGCCCATCGATATCCTGATCCCGGACGCGATCGACGGGATCGCCGACGGGAGGGCGATATGGCGGATCAACTCAAACGATGTGTCGCACCCGAGCACCTTGCCCGCCTCAACGAAGATCTTCGGCACGCTCCGAAACCCGGTGTAGGTGCCGATCAGGATGGGGAAGAACGCCCCGACGAAGATGACGAATCCTGCCGCCTGGGGGGTGAGCCCGAACCAGATGATGGCAAACGGGATCCAGGCGAGCGGGGGGATGGGCCGGAGGACCTCGATGATCGGGTCGATGATAGCGTCGGCGACCCGGAACCAGCCCATGATGATCCCGATAGGGACGCCGAGGAGAAGCGCCGCCCCTATGCCGATGGCGAAGTGTTTGAGACTGGTTATGAGGTCGGCAAGGAGCCTTCCTGACCCCAGGAGGGCGATGAACGCCGAGACGACGTCGGTGAAACTTGGCAGGACGAACGGGTTTGCGACAATCAGGTCGGCCACCGCCTGCCACAGGATCGCCACGGCTGCAAGCGACGCAATACCGAGGAGCCTCTTTTGCTGCTTTGTATTCACTCTTAGGTTCATGGTTCTGTTCCGCTTGTTTGATGGTGGGCCGCCCTGGAGATGCCGGCCGGTATGGGGTGTGATGAATGCTCCTTATTTCATCGGTCTTCCTCTAAAATATTCTTTTCCGGAAGAAGAAAAAAGGGGTCCGGGTCAGGCCCGGGCTTTTTCGTAGAACGAGAGGTCAAAGATGTCGTCTTTGGTGAGGTGTTTGTTGATATACCCAAGTTCGTACTGGATCCGGGCGTAGTCCTCGACCGAGCCGACGATGAGGTTCGGGTCCGCGGTCCAGGTGCCGTCCCATTCCTTGAAGGACTTCTGGACGTCCGCGAGATCCTGGCCGGTCTTCTTCGAGTATATCGCCGCCGCTTCGTCCTGGTGCTCGAGGTTGTACTCCGTTGCCCGGATGTGTGTCTTCACGACCTGCTCGACGAGCTCGGGCTGCTCCCTGATGAGTTTGCCGCTCGCGACGAGGACACAGCAGGCGTGGTCGGGGGCCATCTCGCCGGAGGCGACGACCGTCCTCCCTGCCCCCTTGCTCGCGATGACGGCCGGTGCCGGGTGCGGCAGGAAGACGCCATCGATCTGGTCGGCGATGATCGCGGTCGTGGCGTCACCGGGTCCCATGGGTTTTATGGTGACGTCCTTCTCGGGGTCAAGGCCGTTCTCCTTGAGCCAGTCCCGGAGGAGGGTGTCCTGGATGGATCCCGGCGGGAAGGTGCCGATCGTCAGGCCCTTGAGGTCCTGCGGGCTCTCGTACGGGATCTCGGGCCGCAGCACAAGGTCTGAGCCCTGTGTCTGGACGGCAGCGACGATCTTTGCGTCAAGGCCGGTTGCCAGGGCGGATATGAACGGCGCCGAACCGACGTAGGCGATCTCGATGTTCCCGGCGAGCATGGAGTTCATCTCCGGCGGACCGGTGGGGAAGGAGTAGTCGGTCACCTGGGTGACGCCGAGGGGTGCGAGGTCCTCCTGCCACCATCCCTTCTCCATCGCGGTCATGTGGGCGACCTGGTGAGTGCTCGGCTGGTAGCCGATGCGCAGGTGTGTCACCTTCTCGGTGTCGGTGCCGGAGCACCCGGCGACAAACGC is a genomic window of Methanoculleus bourgensis MS2 containing:
- a CDS encoding ABC transporter permease, with product MNLRVNTKQQKRLLGIASLAAVAILWQAVADLIVANPFVLPSFTDVVSAFIALLGSGRLLADLITSLKHFAIGIGAALLLGVPIGIIMGWFRVADAIIDPIIEVLRPIPPLAWIPFAIIWFGLTPQAAGFVIFVGAFFPILIGTYTGFRSVPKIFVEAGKVLGCDTSFELIRHIALPSAIPSIASGIRISMGVGWMCLVAAEMFGVSDIGLGYALWQNYYHYAMANVLVYMLILGFLGLIIDRIFRNYVDRRLLRWHAGEVA
- a CDS encoding ABC transporter substrate-binding protein; translation: MKQLTAIILTVALVAAFAFVAGCSGTDTEKVTHLRIGYQPSTHQVAHMTAMEKGWWQEDLAPLGVTQVTDYSFPTGPPEMNSMLAGNIEIAYVGSAPFISALATGLDAKIVAAVQTQGSDLVLRPEIPYESPQDLKGLTIGTFPPGSIQDTLLRDWLKENGLDPEKDVTIKPMGPGDATTAIIADQIDGVFLPHPAPAVIASKGAGRTVVASGEMAPDHACCVLVASGKLIREQPELVEQVVKTHIRATEYNLEHQDEAAAIYSKKTGQDLADVQKSFKEWDGTWTADPNLIVGSVEDYARIQYELGYINKHLTKDDIFDLSFYEKARA